A genomic segment from Gossypium hirsutum isolate 1008001.06 chromosome D04, Gossypium_hirsutum_v2.1, whole genome shotgun sequence encodes:
- the LOC121216156 gene encoding enoyl-[acyl-carrier-protein] reductase [NADH], chloroplastic — protein sequence MGTAAAPDPYMTNIKPCISSSRKIVVSTMVNIIAQHKEASWSGLASASHISSRQPFLHRITSKPVKFEKFVTRAMSEPSDNKPLSGLPIDLRGKRAFIAGVADDNGYGWAIAKSLAAAGAEILVGTWVPALNIFESSLRRGKFDESRVLPDGSLMEITKVYPMDAVYDSPEDVPVDVKTNKRYAGSSNWTVQELVECVKKDFGSIDILVHSLANGPEVSKPLLETSRNGYLAALSASSYSYISLLKHFLPIMNPGGASISLTYIASERIIPGYGGGMSSAKAALESDTRVLAFEAGRKHKVRVNAISAGPLRSRAAKAIGFIDMMIDYSLANAPLQKELSSEEVGNAAAFLASPLSSAITGAVVYVDNGLNAMGVGVDSPIFENLDIPKDN from the exons atggGAACGGCAGCAGCTCCTGACCCTTACATGACCAACATTAAACCTTGTATTTCTTCTTCTCGTAAAATTGTTGTCTCGACCATGGTGAACATCATCGCTCAGCATAAAGAGGCATCATGGTCAGGGCTTGCAAGTGCCTCTCACATCTCGTCAAGGCAGCCGTTCCTCCATAGGATCACTTCAAAGCCTGTCAAGTTTGAAAAGTTTGTTACAAGAGCCATGTCTGAACCAAGTGACAACAAGCCTTTGTCTGGACTTCCTATTGATTTGAGAG GTAAAAGAGCATTTATAGCTGGTGTTGCTGATGACAATGGATATGGTTGGGCAATAGCAAAATCTCTTGCTGCTGCTGGAGCTGAAATTCTTGTTGGAACATGGGTGCCT GCACTCAACATATTCGAGAGCAGTCTAAGACGTGGGAAATTTGATGAATCACGCGT ATTGCCAGATGGGTCATTAATGGAGATCACCAAAGTTTATCCCATGGATGCTGTTTATGACTCTCCCGAGGATGTACCTGTAGAT GTGAAAACAAACAAACGTTACGCCGGGTCTTCAAACTGGACAGTTCAG GAGCTTGTTGAATGTGTGAAAAAGGATTTTGGCAGCATTGACATTCTTGTTCACTCCCTTGCAAATGGACCAGAG GTAAGCAAACCTCTTTTAGAGACATCAAGAAATGGATATCTTGCTGCCCTATCTGCATCAAGTTACTCCTATATTTCTCTACTCAAGCATTTCCTTCCAATAATGAATCCAG GAGGTGCTTCTATTTCTCTAACATACATTGCTTCTGAAAGAATAATCCCAGG ATATGGTGGAGGCATGAGTTCAGCAAAGGCTGCTTTGGAGAGTGATACTCGT GTACTGGCTTTTGAAGCTGGAAGAAAACACAAAGTCAGAGTCAACGCGATTTCTGCAG GCCCGTTGAGGAGTAGAGCTGCAAAGGCAATTGGATTTATTGACATGATGATCGATTACTCCCTGGCTAACGCACCCCTACAGAAAGAACTGTCATCAG AGGAAGTGGGAAATGCTGCTGCCTTTCTGGCGTCGCCGTTGTCTTCAGCTATCACGGGGGCCGTTGTGTATGTAGACAATGGCCTAAATGCAATGGGAGTCGGAGTTGACAGTCCAATATTTGAGAACCTTGACATTCCAAAAGACAACTGA